From Streptomyces chrestomyceticus JCM 4735, one genomic window encodes:
- a CDS encoding trypsin-like peptidase domain-containing protein: protein MRRIPRLRTAALGVCASVALAVPAGTAFAVPLPGPSGPASAPRTSGDVPADQLREAREVQRYWTPERIRSAVPMETAEAGAKSGGAQPAPSLRSKRSAEPTHQVAEGIPTVGVFLVRGSDGSATPNQFCTASTVTSGSKSLVVTAAHCIKGNTSLRDAAFVPGYRAGATNAGQAGEMPYGIFPVLDGKVWVDHRYQQSPADDDVDFAFLRVGVNTQGQLLEDAAGAGNTLTSVDSAHLARPGVTVVGYPAKQKTPLSCTNDTRAFQGRFMEIQCDGYRNGVSGGPFIEDFDGTRGKLVGVIGGYKTGGLYDHTSYTSQFDDDAVWLYRQAVADLPLDGKFTMGGAGTWQHARSMTAGSFHSASVRNNVSDLIVRWSDGEVSLYPGNGAYGFGKDVQLAKDPEWKNAAVMTAGDFTGDGTSDLLVRWTNGKVTLYRDVNETNKLKNAIQLKAPNSTWTQAVGMAAGRFGGGNTRSDDVVVRWANGRVTFFTNVDANGFHTESRLVAPNGTWPHARDLAAGDFNPSTGDQDLFVRWSDGEVTVYDNVGTNQLKTEHQLRPGQSNWSEVSLATVGAFGGDAERSDDVVVLWPNGRLTLNSDTTTSSLNRERTLVPAS, encoded by the coding sequence ATGAGACGAATACCTCGCCTGCGCACCGCCGCCCTGGGCGTCTGCGCGTCGGTCGCCCTCGCCGTCCCGGCGGGCACCGCCTTCGCCGTTCCGCTTCCGGGTCCGAGCGGCCCGGCCTCAGCGCCGCGTACGTCCGGGGACGTGCCTGCCGATCAGTTGCGTGAGGCGCGGGAGGTGCAGCGGTACTGGACGCCGGAACGTATCCGCAGCGCCGTGCCGATGGAGACCGCCGAGGCCGGCGCCAAGAGCGGGGGCGCACAGCCTGCCCCGAGCCTGCGGAGCAAGCGGTCGGCGGAGCCGACCCACCAGGTGGCCGAGGGCATCCCCACCGTCGGCGTGTTCCTGGTGCGCGGCAGCGACGGGTCCGCCACCCCGAACCAGTTCTGTACGGCCAGCACCGTGACGTCGGGCTCCAAGAGCCTGGTCGTCACGGCCGCGCACTGCATCAAGGGCAACACGTCGCTGCGTGACGCCGCCTTCGTCCCGGGCTACCGCGCCGGGGCGACCAACGCGGGGCAGGCCGGCGAGATGCCGTACGGCATCTTCCCCGTGCTGGACGGCAAGGTGTGGGTCGACCACCGCTATCAGCAGAGCCCGGCCGACGACGACGTGGACTTCGCCTTCCTGCGGGTGGGGGTCAATACACAGGGGCAGTTGCTGGAGGACGCCGCGGGCGCAGGCAACACCCTCACGTCCGTCGATTCCGCACATCTGGCGCGCCCGGGGGTGACGGTCGTCGGTTACCCGGCCAAGCAGAAGACGCCGTTGTCGTGCACGAATGACACGCGGGCTTTCCAGGGCCGTTTCATGGAGATTCAGTGTGACGGTTATCGGAATGGGGTGAGTGGCGGCCCGTTCATCGAGGATTTCGACGGGACGCGCGGCAAGCTGGTCGGTGTGATCGGCGGGTACAAGACCGGCGGGCTGTACGACCACACGTCCTACACCTCGCAGTTCGATGATGATGCGGTGTGGCTGTATCGGCAGGCTGTCGCCGATCTTCCGCTGGACGGGAAGTTCACGATGGGCGGGGCGGGCACTTGGCAGCATGCCCGCTCGATGACCGCCGGCAGTTTCCATTCCGCGTCGGTGCGCAACAACGTCAGTGACCTGATTGTGCGCTGGTCGGACGGGGAGGTTTCCCTGTACCCGGGGAATGGTGCGTACGGTTTCGGCAAGGATGTGCAGTTGGCCAAGGACCCGGAGTGGAAGAACGCGGCGGTGATGACCGCGGGTGATTTCACCGGGGACGGGACCAGTGATCTCCTGGTGCGCTGGACGAATGGCAAGGTGACCCTTTACAGGGACGTCAACGAGACGAACAAGCTCAAGAACGCCATCCAGCTCAAGGCGCCGAACAGCACCTGGACGCAGGCGGTGGGAATGGCCGCCGGGCGTTTCGGCGGCGGCAATACGCGCAGTGACGACGTGGTGGTGCGGTGGGCGAACGGCCGCGTCACCTTCTTCACCAACGTGGACGCCAACGGTTTCCATACCGAGTCGCGGCTGGTCGCCCCCAACGGCACCTGGCCGCACGCCCGAGACCTGGCCGCCGGCGACTTCAACCCGTCCACCGGTGACCAGGACCTCTTCGTGCGCTGGTCCGACGGCGAAGTCACCGTCTACGACAACGTCGGCACCAACCAGCTCAAGACCGAACACCAGTTGCGTCCCGGGCAGTCGAACTGGAGCGAGGTGAGCCTCGCCACAGTCGGCGCCTTCGGCGGTGATGCCGAGCGCAGCGACGATGTGGTCGTTCTGTGGCCCAACGGCCGCCTCACGCTCAACAGCGACACCACCACCTCCTCCCTCAACCGCGAGCGGACCCTCGTCCCCGCCTCCTAG
- a CDS encoding lytic murein transglycosylase, with product MPALSTLVARRVRQGLCVCALAASLTAAVAVNPLPLGGPARAGADEAGPGPGSPQSRHRGDPALDLPNLLKEGNKPQGPAGDGVATPGSAGIPATALAAYRKAEGVLRGSQPSCGLPWELVAGIGRVESVHASGYGLRGDGSTVRPIRGPRLDGVEFALIRDTDGGRWDGDAVFDRAVGPMQFIPSTWGSWGADGNGDGVRDPNNMFDAALGTARYLCAGERDLRRSADLDRAILSYNNSRAYVNAVRKWMDTYRGGGVVETPDGAPAVPHRPDPADRSSGVRPGPGPLPGQGQGQGQVRPMPQRPSGKPAPEPVEKPEPEPEPVERPKPVEKPQPVVDHRTVTRLEPLGSRELDAEVGHAVARRPQVRALDAHGHPVPGARITFRISGTGGIRFATTPATILATVTSDSHGTATAPSLLAGDRPGRCTVVATAPGVRGPAAVFTATVRPAAEPTADRLELWDPETANLPELLRAETGSRFPGLPSLRATDRARPASGVRITATLLPADRAEDAVDSTVGPYFEGAHGEAVRTLTLPPAGADGRVTLPTLFTDQRPGTYTLRLTTPSGTVLDFPLTVTPPGSGPRTS from the coding sequence ATGCCTGCTCTGTCCACTCTGGTCGCGCGCCGGGTGCGGCAGGGCCTGTGCGTGTGCGCGCTGGCCGCCAGCCTGACGGCCGCGGTCGCCGTCAATCCTCTGCCGCTCGGCGGTCCCGCCCGGGCCGGTGCCGACGAGGCCGGGCCGGGACCCGGCAGCCCGCAGTCGCGGCACCGGGGTGATCCTGCGCTCGATCTGCCCAACCTTTTGAAGGAGGGCAATAAGCCGCAGGGGCCGGCCGGTGATGGTGTCGCTACGCCGGGTTCTGCGGGTATTCCTGCTACGGCGTTGGCTGCGTATCGGAAGGCGGAGGGGGTGTTGCGGGGGAGTCAGCCGTCGTGTGGTCTGCCGTGGGAGTTGGTGGCGGGGATCGGGCGGGTGGAGTCGGTGCATGCGTCGGGGTATGGGTTGCGGGGGGATGGTTCGACGGTGCGGCCGATTCGGGGGCCGCGGCTGGACGGGGTGGAGTTTGCGTTGATCCGGGACACCGATGGGGGGCGGTGGGACGGGGATGCGGTGTTCGACCGTGCGGTGGGGCCGATGCAGTTCATTCCGTCGACGTGGGGGAGTTGGGGGGCTGACGGTAATGGTGACGGGGTGAGGGATCCGAACAATATGTTTGATGCGGCGTTGGGTACGGCGCGGTATCTGTGTGCGGGGGAGCGGGATCTGCGTCGGTCTGCTGATCTGGACCGGGCCATTTTGAGTTACAACAATTCCCGTGCGTATGTGAATGCGGTGCGGAAGTGGATGGATACGTATCGTGGTGGCGGGGTGGTGGAGACGCCGGATGGTGCTCCGGCCGTGCCGCACCGGCCGGATCCTGCGGACAGAAGCTCGGGGGTGCGCCCGGGGCCGGGTCCCCTTCCGGGGCAGGGGCAGGGGCAGGGGCAGGTACGGCCTATGCCGCAGCGTCCTTCGGGCAAGCCTGCTCCTGAGCCCGTGGAGAAGCCGGAGCCGGAGCCGGAGCCGGTAGAGAGGCCGAAGCCGGTCGAGAAGCCGCAGCCCGTCGTGGATCACCGCACCGTGACCAGGCTGGAACCCCTCGGCAGTCGCGAGCTGGATGCCGAGGTCGGGCATGCCGTCGCCAGGCGCCCGCAGGTCCGGGCCCTCGACGCGCACGGCCACCCCGTTCCCGGCGCCCGGATCACCTTCCGTATCAGCGGCACGGGCGGGATACGTTTCGCCACCACGCCCGCCACCATCCTCGCCACCGTGACCTCCGACTCCCACGGCACCGCCACCGCCCCGTCCCTCCTGGCCGGCGACCGCCCCGGCCGCTGCACGGTCGTCGCGACAGCCCCAGGGGTACGTGGACCGGCCGCCGTCTTCACCGCAACGGTTCGTCCCGCTGCGGAACCCACCGCCGACCGCCTGGAGTTGTGGGATCCGGAGACGGCGAACTTGCCCGAGTTGTTGCGAGCCGAGACAGGGAGCCGCTTCCCCGGCCTGCCGTCGCTTCGGGCCACGGATCGCGCTCGGCCCGCCTCCGGCGTGCGGATCACCGCCACGCTCCTCCCCGCGGACCGGGCGGAGGACGCCGTGGACAGCACGGTCGGGCCGTATTTCGAAGGTGCGCACGGTGAAGCGGTCCGTACTCTTACCCTGCCGCCCGCCGGTGCGGACGGCCGTGTCACGCTGCCGACGCTGTTCACCGACCAGCGCCCCGGCACCTACACCCTTCGTCTGACCACTCCGTCCGGGACCGTGCTGGACTTCCCGCTGACGGTCACACCGCCCGGTAGCGGGCCCCGCACGTCCTGA
- a CDS encoding S1 family peptidase gives MEKIRSRRAWLTAVAAAAVASGALATAAPAFAVSGSPVTNGSYTFAAKLDIGDGVRSCSGALVDRQWVLTAARCFSDDLNDTRVAEGAPKWKTTVTVGRTDVTATGGAVTEVSELVPYAGRDLVMAKLAKPVSGVNPVAVSSAAPRQGDELKVLGYGRTKAEWVPNQLHAGSFTVGTVQAGKLGITGKDAAVCKGDTGGPQLREAGGRVELVGVNSASWQGGCLGTNPAETRTDAVGARVDDISTWVQKVRYRPVFASAPWGKATHVATGYFTGGSAGGTRHMDMIVRWNDAEVTLYQGADDKDAKVPFVAEYQLAAPNTPTKKSTWDFARGITGASFGNGTDGLVVRWSDGELTQYTHVDKNGFHGEKMLAKSADWTKAAQITAGRYTANAQRDDLLVVWNDGHVTLHPDLDTNGVKPAAQKVLTKANTTWPHATQITSGEFTGKKTADLLVRWSDGEATIYPGVDTAGFHGETQIRPQGSAWTNATVVGAGAFVANDRPNDVLVRWANGSLSMYPGVDGAGLHDEVKIVG, from the coding sequence ATGGAAAAGATACGTTCCCGCAGGGCGTGGCTGACCGCGGTGGCTGCCGCCGCGGTCGCGAGTGGCGCGCTGGCCACCGCCGCCCCCGCGTTCGCCGTGTCCGGAAGCCCGGTCACGAACGGCTCCTACACGTTCGCCGCGAAACTGGACATCGGTGACGGTGTGCGCAGTTGCTCGGGTGCGCTGGTGGACCGGCAGTGGGTGCTCACCGCTGCCCGGTGCTTCTCCGACGACCTGAACGACACGCGAGTTGCCGAAGGTGCGCCGAAGTGGAAGACCACGGTGACCGTCGGCCGGACGGACGTGACCGCCACCGGCGGAGCGGTCACCGAGGTCAGTGAGCTGGTGCCGTACGCGGGCCGGGACCTGGTGATGGCGAAGCTGGCCAAGCCGGTCAGCGGTGTCAACCCGGTGGCGGTCAGCTCGGCGGCTCCCCGGCAGGGCGACGAGCTGAAGGTTCTCGGGTACGGCCGGACCAAGGCCGAGTGGGTGCCGAACCAGCTGCACGCGGGTTCGTTCACGGTCGGTACGGTCCAGGCCGGGAAGCTGGGCATCACCGGCAAGGACGCGGCGGTGTGCAAGGGCGACACGGGCGGTCCGCAGTTGCGTGAGGCGGGCGGCCGAGTGGAGCTGGTCGGCGTCAACAGCGCGTCGTGGCAGGGCGGGTGCCTGGGTACGAACCCGGCCGAGACGCGTACGGACGCGGTCGGCGCCCGTGTGGACGACATCAGCACCTGGGTGCAGAAGGTCCGCTACCGGCCGGTCTTCGCCTCCGCGCCGTGGGGCAAGGCCACCCACGTCGCGACCGGTTACTTCACCGGTGGTTCGGCGGGCGGCACCCGGCACATGGACATGATCGTGCGCTGGAACGACGCCGAGGTGACCCTGTACCAGGGTGCGGACGACAAGGACGCCAAGGTGCCCTTCGTCGCCGAGTACCAGCTCGCCGCGCCCAACACCCCGACGAAGAAGAGCACCTGGGACTTCGCGCGGGGGATCACCGGTGCCAGCTTCGGCAACGGCACGGACGGTCTGGTGGTGCGCTGGAGCGACGGTGAGCTGACCCAGTACACCCACGTGGACAAGAACGGCTTCCACGGGGAGAAGATGCTGGCCAAGAGCGCGGACTGGACGAAGGCCGCGCAGATCACCGCGGGCCGCTACACCGCCAACGCGCAGCGCGACGACCTGCTGGTCGTCTGGAACGACGGCCACGTCACGCTCCACCCCGACCTGGACACCAACGGTGTGAAGCCGGCGGCGCAGAAGGTTCTGACCAAGGCGAACACGACGTGGCCGCACGCCACGCAGATCACCTCGGGCGAGTTCACCGGCAAGAAGACCGCTGACCTGCTGGTGCGCTGGTCCGATGGTGAGGCCACCATCTACCCGGGCGTGGACACCGCCGGCTTCCACGGTGAGACGCAGATCCGCCCGCAGGGCTCCGCCTGGACCAATGCGACCGTGGTCGGCGCGGGTGCCTTTGTCGCCAACGACCGGCCCAACGACGTCCTCGTGCGCTGGGCCAACGGCTCGCTGAGCATGTACCCGGGCGTCGACGGCGCGGGGCTGCACGACGAGGTCAAGATCGTCGGCTGA
- a CDS encoding Crp/Fnr family transcriptional regulator, with translation MATGATGSYDIGGNRILAALPEAEQRRLQAHLELVELSTGDLLYRPGGRIETVLFPLLGVCSILAELDGPAVEVATVGDEGMVGLPVFLGVGSPTERAVCQVAGFGLRMDADRFRHEIAVLDGQLQQTLQRFTQSMFTQLARNAGCNRSHRTRQRCARWLLMTADRMHSNEFDLTQKFLAQMLAVRRSSVSEVAGALAEDGCISYRRGTITILDRARLEANACTCYRVIREAIDATFPPAAKKA, from the coding sequence TTGGCAACCGGCGCAACCGGTTCGTACGACATCGGCGGCAACCGCATTCTCGCCGCGCTGCCGGAGGCCGAGCAGCGGCGATTGCAGGCCCACCTTGAACTGGTGGAGCTGAGCACCGGAGATCTTCTGTACCGGCCCGGGGGCCGGATCGAGACCGTGTTGTTCCCCCTGCTGGGTGTCTGCTCCATCCTGGCCGAGCTGGACGGCCCGGCCGTCGAGGTGGCCACCGTCGGTGACGAGGGCATGGTCGGACTTCCGGTGTTCCTGGGTGTCGGCAGCCCGACCGAACGGGCCGTGTGCCAGGTCGCCGGGTTCGGGCTGCGGATGGACGCCGACCGGTTCCGGCACGAGATCGCCGTACTGGACGGGCAACTGCAACAGACGCTGCAACGTTTCACCCAGTCCATGTTCACCCAACTGGCACGCAACGCTGGATGCAACCGCAGCCACCGCACCCGCCAGCGGTGCGCCCGCTGGCTGCTCATGACGGCCGACCGGATGCACAGCAACGAGTTCGACCTGACGCAGAAGTTCCTCGCCCAGATGCTCGCGGTCCGCAGGTCCTCGGTCAGCGAGGTCGCGGGCGCCCTGGCCGAGGACGGCTGCATCAGCTACCGCCGCGGCACCATCACCATCCTGGACCGCGCCCGCCTCGAAGCGAACGCCTGCACCTGCTACCGCGTCATCCGGGAAGCCATCGACGCCACATTCCCGCCGGCCGCGAAAAAGGCGTGA
- a CDS encoding chemotaxis protein CheB yields MQKTSAAFDVVCMTASLGGVSAYREILAALPEDFPAAVVLVQHRPVREQDGLVGVLRYRSTLPVRLLEEGDRLAPGVVHVVPAGHWAAFTPEGKVSLHVADGYRSADPMFASAAAAFGPRLLAAVLTGRLEDGALGVRHVRGAGGRVLAQDITTAEAFGMPSAAMATGCIDFVLPLPVLAHAVVSLVMVPGAAGLMRVSLPSWAAVIPPAVAT; encoded by the coding sequence GTGCAGAAGACTTCCGCCGCCTTCGATGTGGTCTGTATGACCGCGTCGCTCGGCGGTGTGAGCGCCTACCGTGAAATTCTGGCAGCACTGCCCGAGGATTTTCCCGCAGCGGTGGTGCTGGTGCAGCACCGGCCGGTGCGGGAGCAGGACGGCCTGGTGGGAGTGCTGCGCTACCGGTCCACGCTGCCGGTGCGGTTGCTGGAGGAAGGGGATCGGCTGGCCCCGGGCGTCGTGCATGTCGTACCGGCGGGTCACTGGGCCGCCTTCACGCCGGAGGGCAAGGTGTCGCTGCACGTGGCGGACGGGTACCGTTCGGCGGATCCGATGTTCGCCTCGGCGGCGGCCGCGTTCGGCCCCCGGCTGCTGGCGGCCGTACTGACCGGGCGCCTGGAAGACGGGGCCCTGGGCGTGCGCCACGTCCGCGGCGCGGGCGGCCGGGTGCTCGCCCAGGACATCACCACGGCGGAAGCCTTCGGTATGCCGAGCGCCGCGATGGCCACCGGCTGCATAGACTTCGTGCTGCCCCTGCCGGTGCTGGCTCACGCAGTGGTCAGCCTGGTGATGGTGCCGGGTGCCGCGGGTCTGATGCGGGTGTCGCTGCCGTCCTGGGCGGCGGTGATCCCACCGGCGGTCGCCACCTGA
- a CDS encoding class I SAM-dependent DNA methyltransferase — MTEPDFLQDTRRSYDAIADEYLAFEHGDLEAKPLDRAMLAGFAEEVQAAGGGPVADVGCGTGRVTAHLAGLGLSVSGIDLSPGMLAVARRQHPGLRFAEGSMLALDLPDNSLGGVVAWYSTIHVPLELLPEAFAEFHRVLAPGGYLLAAFQVGDEPLRMEEAFGRQISLEFHRRHPDRMADLLDRAGLPVRARLVREPYEGRFAERTAQAFLMARKPAADGPA, encoded by the coding sequence ATGACCGAACCAGACTTCCTGCAGGACACCCGGCGGTCCTATGACGCCATAGCCGACGAGTACCTCGCCTTCGAGCACGGCGATCTGGAAGCGAAGCCGCTGGACCGGGCGATGCTCGCCGGCTTTGCCGAGGAGGTACAGGCCGCCGGTGGCGGGCCTGTGGCCGATGTGGGTTGCGGCACCGGCCGGGTGACCGCACATCTGGCCGGCCTGGGCCTGTCCGTCTCCGGCATCGACCTGTCGCCGGGCATGCTCGCGGTGGCCCGCCGTCAGCACCCGGGCCTGCGCTTCGCCGAGGGCTCCATGCTGGCCCTCGACCTCCCCGACAACAGTCTCGGCGGTGTCGTGGCCTGGTACTCGACCATCCACGTACCGCTGGAGCTGCTGCCGGAGGCGTTCGCCGAGTTTCACCGGGTGCTCGCGCCCGGCGGTTATCTGCTGGCCGCCTTCCAGGTGGGAGACGAGCCGCTGCGCATGGAGGAAGCCTTCGGCCGGCAGATCTCACTCGAATTCCACCGGCGGCACCCGGACCGGATGGCCGACCTGCTGGACCGGGCGGGCCTGCCCGTGCGTGCCCGTTTGGTACGCGAGCCCTATGAGGGCAGGTTCGCCGAGCGGACGGCCCAAGCCTTCCTTATGGCCCGCAAACCGGCCGCGGACGGCCCGGCGTAG
- a CDS encoding phosphotransferase family protein, whose product MDEVKVVVAHSERATLRVGDVFLKVDADQARIDAEVEAMSRAPVPTPEILWRKPPVLAIAALPGSTLGRLGGPTTGSPTAWAAAGAAIRKLHDAPLPPRPGRAGRSIDALAAELDAECESLVTSGLLPADLVTRNHQVAQAALRPWTPSFTHGDLQIAHVFIHGDEVTGIIDWSEAGQGDALYDLATFTLGHEDHLDDVLVGYGTDIDLDVIHAWWSLRSLLAVRWLIDHGFDPFAPGCEVDVLRSRM is encoded by the coding sequence ATGGATGAGGTCAAAGTCGTCGTCGCCCATTCCGAGCGAGCGACCCTGCGCGTCGGCGACGTGTTCCTGAAGGTGGACGCCGATCAGGCGCGCATCGACGCCGAGGTCGAGGCGATGTCCCGCGCGCCGGTCCCGACCCCGGAGATCCTGTGGCGCAAACCGCCTGTACTTGCGATCGCCGCACTCCCGGGGAGCACGCTCGGGCGCCTCGGCGGGCCGACGACCGGGTCGCCGACGGCATGGGCCGCGGCGGGCGCCGCCATCCGGAAGCTGCACGACGCCCCGCTGCCGCCCCGGCCCGGCCGGGCAGGCCGGAGCATCGACGCGCTGGCAGCGGAACTCGACGCCGAGTGCGAGTCGCTGGTGACGAGCGGCCTCCTACCCGCCGACCTGGTCACCCGCAACCACCAGGTCGCCCAGGCCGCACTCCGGCCGTGGACTCCGTCGTTCACACACGGCGACCTCCAGATCGCCCACGTCTTCATCCACGGCGACGAGGTCACCGGCATCATCGACTGGTCCGAGGCAGGCCAGGGCGACGCCCTGTACGACCTCGCCACCTTCACACTCGGACATGAGGACCACCTCGACGACGTCCTCGTCGGCTATGGCACCGACATCGACCTCGACGTGATCCACGCATGGTGGTCGTTGCGAAGCCTGCTGGCAGTCCGCTGGCTGATCGACCACGGCTTCGACCCCTTCGCACCGGGCTGTGAGGTCGACGTGCTGAGGTCCCGGATGTGA
- a CDS encoding ABC transporter ATP-binding protein: MSVAADVVAEVEDLRVEVGGRAVVDGVSLRVRAGTVTALVGASGSGKTTTGLALLGAYPPGARVSGTVTVTDRLVGHVPQHPAAVLNPARRAGALLTDIARTQVRHLPRRERARAATARINEALSRAQLTDPSELLRRYPHQLSGGQQQRVVLAQALLLGARVVVADEPTTGQDALTKRRIVAELVSVVRQGIGVLLLSHDLDVVRELADEVVVLKGGRVVEAGPVEQVVTSARHAWTRQLFGAEEGSGAVPGVRGDTGPDAPPEGKIDADSSPGAALEVRSETDAVLEVRNLAAHHRGGGARRTVDVLCDVSLRVRPGERVAVVGRSGSGKTTLGRCLAGLHRTYDGEVHLDGVPLPRSLRNRTPRQLAAVQYVFQDAHSSFDEHRTLLAQVARTAVRLRGAMPADAAREAEALLAEVGLREQHFHSRPGRLSGGELQRAALARALLARPRVLVCDEITSGLDTVTRRTVLAVLDRLLRDQPDLALVWITHDLKTAARTDRILVLDTGDVVEEGPATRVLTAPGHPFTAALVEASGEGGGAIRGARTATRAQDF, translated from the coding sequence GTGAGCGTGGCAGCGGACGTCGTCGCCGAGGTCGAGGACCTGCGGGTGGAGGTCGGCGGCCGGGCCGTCGTCGACGGAGTGAGCCTGCGGGTCCGCGCGGGAACGGTGACCGCCCTGGTCGGCGCCTCCGGCAGCGGCAAGACCACGACCGGACTGGCCCTGCTCGGCGCCTACCCGCCGGGCGCCCGGGTCTCCGGGACGGTGACGGTCACGGACCGCCTGGTCGGCCACGTACCGCAGCACCCGGCAGCGGTCCTCAACCCCGCCCGCCGGGCCGGTGCCCTGCTGACCGACATCGCCCGTACCCAGGTACGCCACCTCCCGCGCCGCGAGCGCGCCCGAGCCGCCACGGCCCGTATCAACGAGGCGCTCTCCCGCGCCCAACTCACCGACCCCTCCGAACTCTTGCGCCGCTACCCGCACCAGTTGTCCGGCGGCCAGCAGCAGCGCGTCGTACTCGCCCAGGCCCTGCTGCTGGGCGCCCGCGTCGTGGTCGCCGACGAACCGACCACCGGACAGGACGCCCTCACCAAGCGCCGCATCGTCGCGGAGCTGGTGTCGGTCGTCCGGCAGGGCATCGGCGTCCTGCTGCTCAGCCACGACCTGGACGTGGTGCGTGAACTGGCCGACGAGGTCGTGGTCCTGAAGGGCGGACGGGTGGTCGAAGCGGGGCCGGTGGAACAGGTGGTGACGAGCGCGCGGCATGCGTGGACGCGCCAGTTGTTCGGGGCGGAGGAGGGGAGTGGCGCCGTACCTGGGGTGAGGGGCGACACCGGGCCTGACGCGCCCCCGGAGGGGAAAATCGATGCCGATTCCAGCCCCGGTGCGGCCCTGGAAGTGCGGAGCGAGACCGATGCCGTCCTCGAAGTACGGAACCTGGCCGCCCACCACCGCGGCGGCGGTGCCCGTCGTACCGTCGACGTGCTGTGCGACGTCTCCCTGCGCGTCCGGCCCGGTGAACGGGTGGCGGTCGTCGGTCGTTCCGGCAGCGGCAAGACCACGCTCGGCCGGTGCCTGGCCGGGCTGCACCGTACGTACGACGGCGAGGTCCACCTCGACGGCGTACCGCTGCCCCGCAGCCTGCGCAACCGTACGCCCCGACAACTGGCAGCGGTGCAGTACGTGTTCCAGGACGCGCACTCCTCCTTCGACGAACACCGCACGCTGCTGGCGCAGGTCGCGCGCACGGCGGTACGCCTGCGCGGAGCCATGCCCGCCGACGCCGCGCGGGAGGCGGAAGCGCTGCTCGCGGAGGTCGGGCTCCGTGAGCAGCATTTCCACAGCCGTCCGGGCCGGCTCTCCGGAGGCGAACTCCAGCGCGCGGCGCTCGCCCGCGCCCTGCTCGCCCGCCCCCGTGTCCTGGTCTGCGACGAGATCACCTCGGGCCTGGACACGGTGACCCGGCGCACCGTCCTCGCCGTCCTCGACCGACTGCTGCGCGACCAGCCGGACCTGGCCCTGGTGTGGATCACCCACGACCTGAAGACGGCCGCCCGCACCGACCGCATCCTGGTGCTGGACACCGGCGACGTAGTCGAAGAGGGGCCCGCCACCCGGGTCCTCACGGCTCCCGGACATCCCTTCACGGCGGCTCTGGTCGAGGCATCGGGCGAGGGAGGTGGGGCGATCCGGGGAGCGCGTACGGCGACACGGGCTCAGGACTTCTGA
- a CDS encoding ABC transporter permease subunit, with amino-acid sequence MRPAGGRQPGLAGLLIAGVPLLLALLGPLLAGDPGPRSASFTLGGGHWLGTDFVGRDVGRQILLGGQSVVLVALAATALAYAVAVPLGLAAALTHRTWLEELLMRPLDVLLAVPSLLLILLVAAVFSPGAAGLALLVALVNIPDAARIVRAAASEAAARPAVEALRMQGETWWRTAIGYVGRSALRTFAADAGVRLTGVLYLVATAAFLGVGVEPDAADWAVMVDRNRTGLFVQPWAVVVPALLIVALSMGGNLVVDAVLGGEQRRRSGAAAPDARHAPDASDVPDVTDMPDLSDVADVVDVKEGRR; translated from the coding sequence ATGCGTCCGGCTGGGGGGCGGCAGCCCGGTCTGGCCGGACTGCTGATCGCAGGTGTTCCCCTGCTCCTCGCCCTCCTCGGGCCGCTGCTGGCGGGCGACCCCGGCCCGCGGTCCGCGTCCTTCACGCTCGGTGGCGGCCACTGGCTCGGCACCGACTTCGTCGGCCGCGACGTGGGACGGCAGATCCTGCTCGGCGGGCAGTCGGTGGTGCTCGTCGCCCTGGCCGCCACCGCCCTCGCCTACGCGGTCGCCGTCCCGCTGGGGCTGGCCGCCGCCCTCACCCACCGCACCTGGCTCGAAGAACTGCTGATGCGCCCACTGGACGTACTGCTCGCGGTGCCGTCACTGCTGCTGATCCTCCTGGTGGCCGCCGTCTTCTCACCGGGTGCCGCGGGACTCGCGCTGCTGGTGGCGCTCGTCAACATCCCGGACGCGGCCAGAATCGTCCGCGCCGCTGCCTCGGAAGCAGCCGCGCGCCCCGCCGTCGAGGCGCTGCGCATGCAGGGCGAGACCTGGTGGCGTACGGCGATCGGCTACGTCGGCCGGTCGGCCCTGCGCACCTTCGCCGCCGACGCGGGCGTCCGCCTGACCGGCGTGCTCTACCTCGTCGCCACCGCCGCGTTCCTGGGCGTCGGCGTGGAACCGGACGCGGCGGACTGGGCGGTCATGGTCGACCGCAACCGCACCGGACTCTTCGTGCAGCCATGGGCCGTTGTGGTGCCCGCGCTGCTGATCGTGGCGTTGTCGATGGGCGGGAATCTGGTCGTGGATGCGGTGCTGGGAGGGGAGCAGCGGAGGCGGTCGGGGGCGGCCGCGCCTGATGCGCGTCATGCGCCTGATGCATCTGACGTGCCTGATGTAACTGACATGCCTGATCTGTCTGATGTGGCTGATGTGGTTGATGTGAAGGAGGGGCGCCGGTGA